From a region of the Synechococcus sp. PCC 7502 genome:
- the trpD gene encoding anthranilate phosphoribosyltransferase, which translates to MTTYTWSALLQQLINGRSLTAEQAQSLMSGWLAEAISPELSGAILAAWQCKGVDAIELAAIAGVLQDSSLGQNFPIDSSGAIPLLDTCGTGGDGANTFNISTGVAFVAASAGVKVAKHGNRAVSSRSGSADVLEALGINLSAPTAKIHEAIAAVGITFLFAPHWHPAMKAVAPIRKSLGIRTIFNLIGPLVNPLLPTTQILGVYDRSLIKTVAEALKILGRSTAVVLHSREGMDEAGLADITDIAFLRNDGTVTIETINPHELGLAYATLDDLKGGTVGENTEILKKLLQGQGTIAQRDCLALNAGIALHVAGICDRWEDGINIARSIIDSGEAWQKLESLASFLK; encoded by the coding sequence ATGACTACATACACATGGTCGGCTTTACTCCAACAGTTAATTAATGGGCGATCGCTCACCGCAGAACAGGCTCAAAGTTTAATGTCGGGATGGTTAGCCGAAGCAATTTCCCCAGAGCTATCGGGAGCAATCTTAGCAGCATGGCAATGTAAAGGAGTTGATGCCATAGAATTAGCAGCGATCGCTGGCGTATTACAAGACTCATCCTTAGGGCAGAATTTTCCTATAGATAGTTCTGGAGCAATACCGTTACTAGATACCTGCGGTACGGGTGGAGATGGGGCAAATACTTTTAATATTTCTACAGGGGTGGCGTTTGTGGCTGCCTCCGCAGGAGTTAAAGTGGCAAAACATGGAAACCGGGCTGTATCCAGTCGATCTGGTTCCGCAGATGTACTTGAAGCTTTAGGTATTAACTTGAGCGCTCCCACGGCAAAAATCCATGAAGCGATCGCCGCCGTAGGCATTACGTTTTTATTTGCTCCCCATTGGCATCCTGCAATGAAAGCTGTAGCTCCAATTCGTAAGAGTCTCGGCATCCGTACTATTTTTAACCTCATTGGACCCCTAGTAAATCCACTTTTACCGACTACTCAGATTTTAGGAGTTTATGACCGCAGCCTAATTAAAACCGTGGCTGAAGCATTAAAAATTTTAGGGCGATCAACTGCTGTGGTCTTACATAGTCGAGAGGGTATGGATGAGGCGGGCTTGGCAGACATTACCGACATCGCTTTTTTACGCAATGATGGCACAGTTACGATTGAAACCATTAATCCTCATGAACTGGGATTAGCTTATGCAACCCTTGATGATTTAAAAGGTGGCACCGTGGGTGAAAATACCGAAATCTTAAAAAAACTCCTCCAAGGACAAGGGACGATCGCCCAAAGGGATTGTTTAGCTCTAAATGCTGGAATAGCTTTACATGTGGCGGGGATATGCGATCGCTGGGAAGATGGTATTAATATTGCCCGATCAATAATTGATAGTGGAGAGGCTTGGCAAAAATTAGAAAGTCTAGCTTCATTTTTAAAATAA
- a CDS encoding DoxX family protein: MNNAIRITGTLATSLFRSENAPQVLVQVALTMLRVVAGIVMIHNGLDKISDIEGFAEAYVAEIGLPFPVFFSYVAALTELIGAPLLVLGLLTRPAALGLMSTMLVAIYHHVHVGGFSIPSVELSTLYSVCFAFFVVNGAGKFSVDQLISDRFFPQPSINLPNTPAIVTSLEPKYVKSDDSNSYR; this comes from the coding sequence ATGAATAATGCCATCAGGATCACTGGGACTCTTGCCACATCGTTATTTCGTTCTGAAAATGCTCCCCAAGTTTTAGTTCAAGTCGCTTTAACCATGCTTCGAGTTGTGGCAGGAATTGTCATGATTCATAATGGGCTGGATAAAATTAGCGATATTGAAGGTTTTGCTGAAGCTTATGTTGCGGAAATTGGCTTACCTTTTCCAGTTTTCTTTAGCTATGTTGCTGCCTTAACCGAATTAATTGGTGCGCCTTTATTGGTATTAGGTTTACTCACTCGTCCCGCCGCCCTAGGGCTAATGTCAACAATGCTAGTGGCAATCTATCATCATGTCCATGTGGGCGGATTTTCGATTCCTTCCGTTGAGCTTTCAACTTTGTACAGTGTGTGTTTTGCCTTTTTTGTGGTGAATGGTGCAGGTAAGTTTTCTGTAGATCAGCTTATTAGCGATCGCTTTTTTCCTCAACCATCAATTAATCTTCCAAATACTCCAGCAATAGTAACTAGCCTTGAGCCAAAGTATGTCAAATCTGATGACTCTAATTCCTACCGTTAA
- a CDS encoding M23 family metallopeptidase produces the protein MPKTITNLTLLTLLGLTSLAMPAIATSNPPINSSNPNTSENSSGTDNDVAICGNPILASLKDHKVKAGETLDSIAKQYNLTTATLMGLNPQNRDRTVKVGQVLKIPPMDGFAYELKNQDTYKIIADKYRVRPDVIFEFNGCQNRPKTVFIPGAMWKPDPIIAKIIPPNIKETVILQTGGYPLPYPVPVTSGYGWRNNPVTGQWSFHSGIDLGASMGTPVLAAKNGIVEFAGWEGGYGNFIEIIHNSFGTRYAHLSQIYVTPGQRVVRGQEIGRVGSTGRSTGPHLHFEVMVPSSQGWATLDPASYLIRLAVVLGEIVAA, from the coding sequence ATGCCCAAAACTATTACCAACCTAACTCTCTTGACACTGCTGGGTTTGACTAGTTTAGCTATGCCAGCGATCGCTACTTCTAATCCTCCAATTAATAGCTCTAATCCTAATACTTCTGAGAATAGTTCTGGTACTGATAATGATGTCGCTATTTGCGGTAATCCTATTCTTGCCTCCCTTAAAGACCACAAAGTTAAAGCGGGTGAAACCTTAGATAGCATTGCCAAGCAATATAACCTCACTACGGCAACGCTCATGGGGCTAAATCCTCAAAACCGCGATCGCACTGTCAAAGTGGGGCAGGTACTTAAAATTCCACCTATGGATGGTTTTGCCTATGAACTTAAAAATCAAGACACCTATAAGATCATCGCCGACAAATATCGAGTCCGTCCCGATGTGATCTTTGAATTCAATGGCTGTCAAAATCGCCCTAAAACCGTCTTTATCCCCGGCGCAATGTGGAAGCCTGATCCCATAATTGCTAAAATCATTCCCCCCAATATCAAAGAAACCGTAATTCTCCAAACAGGTGGCTATCCACTACCCTATCCCGTACCCGTAACTTCTGGCTATGGATGGCGTAATAATCCTGTGACGGGGCAATGGTCATTCCATAGTGGCATTGATCTTGGGGCTTCCATGGGTACTCCAGTCCTAGCTGCAAAAAATGGCATAGTTGAATTTGCTGGCTGGGAAGGCGGCTATGGCAACTTTATTGAAATAATTCATAATTCCTTCGGTACCAGGTACGCCCATCTTTCCCAAATTTATGTGACTCCAGGTCAAAGGGTGGTGAGAGGACAGGAAATTGGTAGAGTTGGTTCCACAGGTCGTTCTACGGGACCACATTTGCATTTTGAAGTTATGGTACCCTCATCCCAAGGTTGGGCAACCCTTGATCCTGCCTCGTATCTAATTCGTCTAGCTGTGGTCTTAGGGGAAATCGTGGCTGCTTAA
- the ftsE gene encoding cell division ATP-binding protein FtsE, with the protein MLKIPFNFLPQDYKAQASESSDQILEQIDSSIIVKLNNVKKVYANGVTGLNGINFELTKGDFLFIIGRSGSGKSTLLKLLYGAEQPSHGDVIVNGIKVNTLKGNSLSHLRRQIGVVFQDYKLIPRRTVAENVGFVLMAQGLSKREIDRRLLPALKTVDLLEKADCFPEELSGGEQQRASIARAIVNMPTLLLADEPTGNLDRENAWQVIKIFKKLNAAGVTILVTTHDEQLVKSANHGVAQLKNGYFCRLKHT; encoded by the coding sequence ATGCTAAAAATCCCGTTTAATTTTTTACCTCAAGACTATAAAGCTCAAGCATCAGAGTCTTCAGACCAAATCTTAGAGCAAATTGATAGTTCCATCATAGTTAAACTAAATAATGTTAAAAAAGTTTATGCCAATGGAGTAACAGGACTAAATGGAATTAATTTTGAACTAACTAAGGGTGATTTTTTATTTATTATTGGGCGATCTGGTTCGGGAAAATCCACTCTATTAAAACTACTCTATGGAGCTGAGCAGCCTAGTCATGGGGACGTGATAGTTAATGGTATCAAAGTTAATACCCTAAAAGGCAACTCCCTATCTCACCTACGTCGCCAAATTGGGGTGGTATTCCAAGACTATAAACTAATCCCACGGCGAACCGTTGCCGAAAATGTGGGGTTTGTCCTAATGGCTCAAGGTTTATCAAAACGAGAAATTGATCGCCGACTTTTACCCGCCCTTAAAACCGTGGATTTATTAGAAAAAGCCGATTGCTTTCCTGAAGAATTATCAGGGGGAGAACAACAAAGAGCTAGTATTGCACGGGCGATCGTGAATATGCCTACCTTGCTTCTTGCTGATGAACCCACTGGCAATCTGGATCGAGAAAATGCCTGGCAGGTAATTAAAATTTTCAAAAAACTGAATGCCGCAGGAGTAACAATTCTAGTGACAACCCACGATGAACAATTAGTAAAATCCGCTAATCATGGTGTCGCTCAACTAAAAAATGGCTATTTTTGCAGACTTAAACATACTTAA
- the leuB gene encoding 3-isopropylmalate dehydrogenase — protein MSKNYKITLLPGDGIGSEIMQVAVAVLEAIAPKFDLSFSFEAALVGGSAIDTTGHPLPAETLAACRASDAVLLAAVGGEKWDKLPSHLRPEQALLGLREGLGLFANLRPAKVLPQLIDASSLKKEVVEGVDILVVRELTGGIYFGKPKGIFIDENGVRRGVNTMAYTEPEIDRIGKVAFEAALKRGKNVCSVDKANVLEVSQLWRDCITNLSADYPSVKLSHMYVDNAAMQLLKYPKQFDVIVTGNLFGDILSDAAAMLTGSIGMLPSASLGVPNSPGIFEPVHGSAPDIAGKDLANPLAQVLSAAMMLRYGLNELAAADYIESGVMSLLDSGKRTGDIMSEGCQLLGCKAMGEALLSTLD, from the coding sequence ATGTCTAAAAATTATAAAATTACTCTGCTTCCTGGAGATGGCATTGGCAGTGAAATTATGCAGGTTGCCGTTGCTGTTTTAGAGGCGATCGCTCCTAAATTTGATCTCAGTTTTAGCTTTGAAGCGGCTTTAGTTGGTGGGTCGGCGATCGATACCACTGGACATCCCCTTCCTGCGGAAACATTGGCTGCCTGTCGTGCCAGTGATGCTGTCTTATTAGCGGCGGTGGGTGGAGAAAAATGGGATAAACTACCCTCTCATTTACGTCCTGAACAAGCTTTATTAGGACTGCGGGAAGGCTTAGGATTATTTGCCAATTTACGCCCTGCTAAGGTTCTACCTCAACTTATTGATGCTTCGTCCCTTAAAAAAGAAGTAGTTGAAGGTGTCGATATTTTAGTAGTGCGGGAACTAACTGGGGGTATTTACTTTGGCAAGCCTAAGGGTATCTTTATCGATGAGAATGGTGTGCGTAGAGGTGTAAATACGATGGCATACACTGAGCCTGAAATAGACCGCATTGGTAAAGTTGCGTTTGAGGCAGCCTTGAAACGGGGTAAAAATGTCTGCTCTGTTGATAAAGCTAATGTTCTGGAAGTATCCCAATTATGGCGCGATTGCATAACTAACTTAAGTGCAGATTATCCCAGCGTCAAGCTTTCCCACATGTATGTAGATAATGCCGCCATGCAATTATTAAAATACCCAAAACAGTTTGATGTGATTGTTACTGGTAATTTATTTGGCGATATTCTCTCCGATGCCGCCGCTATGCTCACAGGTAGTATTGGGATGTTACCTTCTGCCAGTCTTGGTGTACCTAATTCTCCGGGTATATTTGAACCCGTGCATGGTTCTGCTCCCGATATTGCAGGCAAGGATTTAGCTAACCCCTTAGCTCAGGTTTTAAGTGCAGCGATGATGTTACGCTATGGATTAAACGAATTAGCTGCCGCCGACTATATTGAATCTGGGGTGATGAGCTTATTAGACTCAGGTAAGCGTACGGGAGATATTATGTCCGAAGGCTGTCAACTTTTGGGATGTAAGGCTATGGGTGAAGCTTTATTGTCAACATTAGATTAG
- the rsgA gene encoding ribosome small subunit-dependent GTPase A: protein MITGTVLAIQANYYRVGLDLIPEVVYPCAELLCIRRARLKKTGQAVYVGDRIEVEEPDWQGARGAISGVFPRRNLLERPMVANVDRVVLAFALAEPEIDPYQLSRFLVNLASQDLEVLLCFTKRDLVTVEFWQAWCDRLVGWGYKPLAVSVNTGEGLEELRQYLSEGVTVVTGQSGVGKSSLINFLIPNLNIRVHGVSLKLGTGRHTTRHVELFPIGDRGLLADTPGFTQPTLHCDPLGLIDCFPEVQNLKHSCQFRDCLHLNEPECGIRGDWERYEHYCLFIEEAFDYKTAQEAIATADKSLKSKSGQGGTTKEEPRLVTKSHRRRSRRSNHQQLDTSFQEDLD from the coding sequence GTGATTACTGGCACTGTATTGGCAATACAGGCAAATTATTATCGTGTCGGGTTAGATTTAATTCCTGAAGTTGTATATCCCTGTGCCGAATTATTATGTATTCGCCGCGCTCGACTTAAAAAAACGGGTCAAGCTGTGTATGTGGGCGATCGCATTGAAGTTGAAGAACCAGACTGGCAAGGAGCAAGGGGGGCAATTTCAGGGGTTTTTCCCAGACGTAATTTACTAGAGCGTCCGATGGTGGCAAATGTGGATCGGGTGGTGTTAGCCTTTGCCTTAGCGGAACCAGAGATTGATCCCTATCAACTAAGTCGATTTTTGGTGAACTTGGCATCCCAAGACCTAGAGGTTTTACTGTGCTTTACCAAGCGAGATTTGGTTACTGTGGAATTTTGGCAGGCATGGTGCGATCGCCTAGTAGGTTGGGGCTATAAACCTTTAGCAGTCAGTGTAAATACGGGGGAGGGTTTAGAAGAATTACGCCAATACCTAAGTGAAGGTGTAACTGTGGTCACAGGTCAATCGGGTGTGGGCAAATCTAGCTTGATTAACTTTTTAATTCCCAATCTCAATATTCGAGTGCATGGGGTTTCGCTGAAGTTAGGGACTGGGCGACATACTACCCGTCATGTGGAGTTATTTCCCATTGGCGATCGCGGACTTTTGGCAGATACCCCCGGATTTACCCAACCGACACTGCATTGCGATCCTCTAGGTTTAATCGACTGTTTTCCCGAAGTTCAGAACCTTAAGCATAGTTGTCAGTTTCGAGATTGCTTGCATTTAAATGAGCCAGAATGTGGAATTCGAGGAGATTGGGAACGCTATGAGCATTATTGTTTATTTATAGAAGAAGCATTTGACTATAAAACTGCCCAGGAGGCGATCGCTACGGCAGATAAATCCTTAAAATCTAAGTCTGGTCAAGGTGGCACCACCAAAGAAGAACCTCGGTTAGTAACTAAATCCCATCGCAGGCGATCAAGACGATCAAATCATCAACAATTAGATACTTCTTTTCAAGAGGATTTAGATTAG
- a CDS encoding class I SAM-dependent methyltransferase — translation MNNNLDLDDYKQQVADMYSHRSANYDTGDWHPRIAHHLVEYAHLRPGQQVLDIATGTGMVALEAAQIVGIEGRVMGIDISTGMIEQAKRKAKTLGLGSIEFLLADAEALNFPENSFDYIFCSSALIWMSDLLDALRHWHQLLKPGGLLGFHAFADNAFVGGVVAQRVLEKYGVSLLFNKPTGTIEKCHNLLKQAGFVEIDIKTEQDGGYISLERAKGMWTGNSLAPAPGQHPNPLLQLSSDQHTQARVEFEAELETIQTEQGIWNDITIFYTFGRKAAE, via the coding sequence GTGAATAATAACTTGGATCTGGACGACTATAAGCAGCAGGTTGCAGATATGTACAGCCATCGGAGTGCCAACTATGACACTGGCGACTGGCATCCTCGTATTGCTCATCACTTAGTTGAATATGCACATCTTCGTCCTGGTCAACAGGTCTTGGATATTGCAACTGGAACTGGGATGGTTGCGCTCGAAGCGGCTCAAATTGTTGGCATTGAAGGTCGGGTCATGGGGATCGATATTTCAACAGGCATGATCGAGCAGGCTAAACGAAAAGCTAAAACTCTCGGTTTGGGTAGTATTGAGTTTCTGCTTGCAGATGCCGAAGCCCTGAATTTTCCAGAGAACTCCTTTGACTACATCTTCTGTTCATCTGCCTTGATTTGGATGTCTGACCTTTTGGATGCGCTACGACATTGGCATCAACTTCTTAAACCTGGAGGATTACTTGGCTTCCATGCCTTTGCAGATAATGCGTTTGTCGGTGGGGTTGTGGCGCAAAGGGTACTTGAGAAGTATGGTGTTTCATTATTATTCAACAAACCAACTGGAACCATTGAGAAGTGCCATAATTTGCTGAAGCAAGCGGGTTTTGTAGAAATTGATATTAAGACAGAACAAGATGGTGGCTACATCAGTTTAGAGAGAGCTAAAGGGATGTGGACGGGAAACAGTTTAGCCCCAGCACCAGGACAGCATCCTAATCCCTTGTTGCAACTTTCATCTGATCAACATACTCAGGCTAGAGTTGAATTTGAGGCTGAACTAGAAACCATCCAGACAGAGCAAGGAATTTGGAATGATATTACCATTTTTTATACGTTCGGGCGAAAGGCGGCAGAATGA
- the dnaJ gene encoding molecular chaperone DnaJ — translation MARDYYEILGVSRDADQEEIKQAYRRLARKYHPDVNKEEGAAERFKEINQANEVLSEPEKRARYDRFGEAGTTAGYQDMGDMGGFADIFESFFGGFSGGGTQQTRKRSGPARGDDLRFDQKLEFREAIFGGEKQIRISHLETCNTCAGSGAKPGTKPRTCTTCSGSGQVRRATRTPFGSFTQVGSCPTCNGTGQMIEDKCDTCGGNGLNQVTKKLKITVPPGVDSGTRLRVTGEGDAGQKGGPSGDLYVYLFVQPDQEFEREGINIISEVKISYLQAILGDKINVNTVDGKKPLTIPAGTQADTVLTLEGLGVPKLGNPVARGDHLITIKIDIPTRISGEDREVLEKMLDRLKGNAAKGGLEGFLGGIFNR, via the coding sequence ATGGCGCGTGACTATTATGAAATCCTCGGAGTCTCTCGTGATGCAGATCAGGAGGAAATCAAGCAAGCTTATCGACGTTTGGCAAGGAAATATCATCCCGATGTAAATAAAGAAGAGGGAGCGGCTGAACGGTTTAAGGAAATTAACCAAGCTAACGAAGTCCTATCGGAACCAGAAAAACGGGCACGCTATGATCGCTTTGGAGAGGCGGGGACAACGGCGGGCTATCAGGATATGGGCGACATGGGTGGTTTTGCCGATATTTTTGAAAGCTTTTTTGGTGGCTTTAGCGGTGGTGGAACGCAACAAACTCGAAAGCGATCGGGTCCAGCGCGGGGTGATGATCTACGCTTTGATCAAAAACTAGAATTTCGTGAAGCAATTTTTGGCGGAGAAAAACAAATTCGCATATCCCACCTAGAAACCTGTAATACCTGTGCTGGATCGGGAGCTAAACCGGGGACAAAACCACGGACTTGTACCACCTGTTCTGGCTCTGGACAGGTGCGGAGGGCAACCCGAACTCCCTTTGGTAGTTTTACTCAAGTTGGTTCCTGTCCTACCTGTAATGGTACTGGGCAGATGATTGAGGATAAGTGTGATACCTGTGGCGGGAATGGACTTAATCAAGTTACCAAGAAACTAAAAATTACAGTTCCGCCGGGTGTTGATAGTGGTACCCGTTTGCGTGTGACAGGGGAAGGTGATGCAGGACAAAAAGGCGGACCCTCTGGAGATTTGTATGTTTATTTGTTTGTGCAGCCTGATCAAGAATTTGAGCGTGAAGGCATAAATATTATTTCTGAGGTAAAGATTAGCTATCTTCAGGCGATCCTAGGAGATAAAATCAATGTTAATACCGTAGATGGTAAGAAGCCATTAACTATTCCTGCGGGAACCCAAGCTGATACTGTGCTGACTTTAGAGGGTTTAGGTGTACCTAAGCTTGGCAATCCTGTGGCTAGGGGCGATCATTTAATTACGATTAAAATTGATATACCCACTCGTATTAGCGGAGAAGATCGGGAAGTTCTAGAGAAAATGCTGGATCGGCTTAAGGGTAATGCGGCTAAGGGTGGATTGGAAGGATTTTTAGGGGGAATTTTTAACCGATGA
- a CDS encoding Hpt domain-containing protein yields the protein MSSNIPINLEYLNQISDGDEEFELELLNLFIEDAKQHLAVAEAAIKTQDFKTLEREAHHIKGSSGNVGAQTMQTVAYALEQQSLKQSLEEVPEKIESLKSYLQEIEVFVANR from the coding sequence GTGAGCAGTAATATCCCCATTAACTTAGAGTACCTGAACCAAATTTCTGACGGTGACGAGGAGTTTGAATTAGAATTACTTAACCTATTTATCGAAGATGCTAAACAGCATTTAGCAGTTGCTGAAGCTGCAATTAAAACCCAAGATTTTAAAACCTTAGAACGAGAAGCTCATCACATTAAAGGTTCTAGCGGCAATGTTGGAGCGCAAACAATGCAGACCGTAGCCTATGCTCTTGAACAGCAGTCACTTAAGCAATCATTGGAGGAAGTCCCAGAAAAAATTGAGAGCTTAAAATCATATTTACAGGAAATAGAAGTTTTTGTGGCTAACCGTTAG
- a CDS encoding D-alanine--D-alanine ligase family protein yields MDKLRVGLLFGGQSGEHEVSIISAGAIAKAIKQNPKYELQLFYIQKDGLWCNPDQSALVLASGHPTQVADGGVFQLPIEAHSIDLWFPVLHGPNGEDGTVQGLLQLMQKPYVGNGVLASAAGMDKIVMKSLFAQAGLAQVKYIALSRWTWQQEPTSWCEHIEIELGYPCFVKPSNLGSSVGISKVRTRQELEAAIASAFSYDARILIEQGVTAREIECAVLGNAQPQASIVGEITFNSDFYDYETKYTPGKAQLIIPAQIPSSVVAAVQAMAIKAFQAIAGSGLARVDFFYVESSGTVLVNEINTLPGFTALSMYPKLWEASGIEFNQLCDRLISLALEKAHHSAAFRPNV; encoded by the coding sequence ATGGATAAACTCAGGGTTGGCTTATTATTTGGTGGGCAGTCAGGTGAGCATGAGGTTTCAATTATTTCGGCAGGAGCGATCGCCAAGGCAATCAAACAAAATCCTAAATATGAACTGCAACTGTTTTATATCCAAAAGGATGGCTTATGGTGCAATCCTGATCAATCTGCACTAGTCTTAGCCTCTGGACATCCCACTCAAGTTGCTGATGGGGGAGTTTTTCAGCTACCAATCGAGGCTCACAGCATTGATCTGTGGTTTCCTGTTTTACATGGTCCCAACGGTGAAGATGGTACCGTCCAAGGTTTGCTGCAACTGATGCAAAAGCCCTATGTGGGTAATGGCGTATTAGCGTCTGCCGCAGGTATGGATAAGATCGTCATGAAGTCACTATTTGCTCAAGCGGGATTAGCACAGGTGAAGTATATTGCCCTTAGTCGATGGACGTGGCAGCAGGAACCAACTTCTTGGTGTGAGCATATTGAAATTGAACTAGGTTATCCTTGCTTCGTAAAGCCCTCTAATTTAGGTTCATCGGTGGGAATTTCTAAGGTCAGAACTAGACAGGAATTAGAAGCAGCGATCGCCTCCGCCTTTAGTTATGATGCCCGTATTTTAATCGAACAGGGAGTAACTGCCCGAGAAATTGAATGTGCCGTGTTAGGTAACGCTCAGCCCCAAGCTTCAATTGTGGGAGAAATTACCTTTAACAGTGATTTCTATGACTATGAAACTAAATACACTCCCGGCAAAGCTCAGTTAATTATTCCTGCCCAAATTCCTAGTTCAGTGGTGGCAGCAGTTCAAGCTATGGCAATTAAAGCATTTCAAGCGATCGCAGGATCGGGTTTAGCTCGTGTTGATTTCTTTTATGTCGAATCCAGTGGTACGGTTTTAGTGAATGAAATTAATACCTTGCCCGGATTTACAGCCCTGAGTATGTATCCAAAATTGTGGGAAGCTTCAGGTATAGAGTTTAATCAGTTATGCGATCGCCTGATTAGCTTGGCACTGGAAAAAGCACATCATTCTGCCGCCTTTCGCCCGAACGTATAA
- a CDS encoding WecB/TagA/CpsF family glycosyltransferase produces the protein MPEFVVLGLPVHISNNYLKCVQEQLRKREGAHVVTINSEMAMQAQSNSELASVIRKAELVIPDGSGVVLFLRSQGIQINRCPGIELSEAVVKFASEQKLPVFLIGGAAEVAKTVVYNWEQKFPDLAIAGIWDGYFSTEQEADLCEQLQASQPRIILVGLGVPRQEFWIRDHRYLCPNAVWIGVGGSFDIWSGRKIRAPQWLRDHHLEWLYRLYKEPWRARRMLALPHFVLAVTSQVIKQAISKLLGRSNAKNPV, from the coding sequence ATGCCTGAGTTTGTTGTTTTAGGCTTGCCTGTTCACATATCTAATAATTATCTTAAATGTGTGCAAGAGCAACTCAGGAAACGGGAAGGTGCTCATGTAGTTACAATTAACTCGGAAATGGCAATGCAGGCGCAAAGTAATTCTGAGTTAGCATCGGTGATCCGTAAAGCTGAATTGGTAATTCCTGATGGATCGGGGGTGGTTTTGTTTTTGCGATCGCAAGGAATTCAGATAAATCGCTGTCCGGGCATTGAATTGTCTGAGGCTGTAGTCAAATTTGCCAGTGAGCAGAAATTACCAGTATTTTTAATTGGTGGCGCAGCAGAGGTGGCAAAAACCGTAGTTTATAATTGGGAGCAGAAATTTCCAGACTTAGCGATCGCCGGGATATGGGATGGGTACTTCAGCACTGAACAAGAGGCAGATTTATGTGAACAATTACAAGCTAGTCAGCCCAGAATTATCCTTGTGGGATTAGGTGTGCCAAGGCAGGAGTTTTGGATTCGCGATCATCGCTATCTATGCCCCAATGCAGTATGGATCGGCGTGGGTGGTAGTTTTGATATCTGGTCTGGGCGCAAAATTCGAGCTCCTCAATGGCTCCGTGATCATCACCTTGAGTGGCTGTATAGGTTGTATAAGGAACCGTGGCGAGCAAGAAGAATGTTAGCTTTACCCCATTTTGTCCTAGCCGTAACATCGCAGGTAATTAAACAGGCAATTAGTAAACTATTGGGGAGAAGTAATGCTAAAAATCCCGTTTAA
- the purS gene encoding phosphoribosylformylglycinamidine synthase subunit PurS, translated as MKFTAKIFVTLRHSVLDPAGTAVKSALEQMHQEVESVRIGKYIEMIINATDQEIAIQQVNLACDRLLANPVIETYTFELISNESN; from the coding sequence ATGAAATTTACAGCTAAGATATTTGTTACCCTACGCCATTCAGTGCTTGATCCTGCTGGTACCGCCGTTAAATCTGCCCTTGAACAAATGCACCAAGAGGTGGAATCGGTCAGAATTGGCAAATACATTGAAATGATTATTAATGCCACCGACCAAGAGATCGCTATACAGCAAGTTAATCTAGCCTGCGATCGCCTATTGGCAAATCCCGTAATCGAAACCTATACCTTTGAACTAATTTCCAACGAGTCCAATTAA
- a CDS encoding sulfurtransferase TusA family protein: MMSSNSQSLDLRGVPCPLSFVKAKLRLERLQSGQLLELWLDQGEPVEQVPNSLKIDGHKILSLTEHDQKFFTLVVEKV, encoded by the coding sequence ATGATGTCATCTAATTCTCAATCCTTAGATTTACGGGGTGTTCCCTGTCCTTTAAGCTTTGTGAAAGCTAAACTACGTCTAGAAAGATTGCAATCGGGACAGTTATTGGAACTATGGCTAGATCAAGGTGAACCCGTTGAGCAGGTTCCTAATAGCCTCAAAATTGATGGGCATAAAATCTTGAGCTTAACAGAGCATGATCAGAAATTTTTTACTCTAGTGGTAGAGAAGGTGTGA